GACTGGAAAAATCAAGCTGAGGTATTAGGTAGCACACTAGAAGATAACCCAGTGCAAAACTTAGTACGTAGTTTACTCAGTTGGCGCACTATTTTACCTCGTTTGACTAGCAATGAGGTGACTCAAGCTTTTCTTAGACAGGGTGGTTCAGCGTGGGTGTTGCGAACTAATCAGCTTGGTGGAGTAGATCCTGATATCGAGCCTATTGCTCCGATAACGCTGTAGTTAAATCTCTAATGCAACACATAGGCGATCTTGATTATTCATCCAGCCAGCTAAACAGTCCCAGTGCAATCACACTGCCAACAAAGTGAGCGCCAATCAGATTGACGTTTGCTAACACCACAAAAATATCCAAAGGACGAATAGAATTTGTCGAGGTATAAGCTGCCACTCCTTGAGGTAGTGCTAGAGCTTTCGCTGCTACGGCAGTGATCGTCACTTCAGATGCTAAAAAAGCTAACAGTAGACCAATCAAACTAACAATTAATCCAGTGTTTAATAATTGAAGTACTTCCTCTTTTTTTGGATGTAATTGCCGATTAGGTGACTGTAAAGTTCTGTCTAAACGCCGATAACGAAAAGACAAATAGAGCCTAAAGCACAGCACTAAAATGCCAGTAATCCCTAAAAAGACGCCAAACGCCATGACTGGATTTGTCGTTGCTTGAACAGTAGTATTACGGCTAAATATAGCCAATAATAAAGCCAAGCTAGAAACAGTACCTAGCCCTAACTGGACCCAGAAGCTAACGCGCCTAACTACGCGAAAAGTAGCTGCAAATCGTTGTTTAGTCGGTGCAGGTAAGTAGAAATTCAAGTTATTCGACATTGCGTTCTTCTTAAACTTAATAAACTATCTTTTGATTTTGATTAGATTTTATAAATATATGTTTTACTAACTGCTAATACAGCGCATCCTGTTTAAGTATCAAACATTAATCTAAGTCAAACTAACCCTTGGAAGGATGTAGCGAGTAGATGTTTTCTACTATATGTATTAGTCAATTTAGACAAATCAACTATAAACAACATGGTTCTTTACATGGCTTAGCATCGCTATTGGGCTTACGATTAGTTCGGTCGCAGTGTCAGCCCAGTTCAGAAGAATTCGAGCAGAATGGTTCAGGCGCGATATCACTAGAAGAACTAGGCAAACAGCCTATCAGGTTTCAACTTGAGGTTCCATTCACGGTACTGGTGATTTGGTTGTTCCCTATGACTAAGCTGTTTGGTTAAACGGGAGTTGACAAAGCTAAGAGTACCCAGAGACATTATATAAACAGTAGTCTGATTAATCTCTCAAAATTGACGAAACATTCTTCACCTCAGTACTAAGTTGGCATGACCTGATTAGTTATATGCCTATCAAGCTCTGCTTTCCGGCTGTAGAAGGTTGGGAGTAGCAAATTGTGACGGGATGTGACCCTAAAAAACTGATCCGTTTTACTTTGGTTTGCGCTGCTGCACAAAAAATAGGGCAACAAGAATTAGCTCATCGCGCGATCGCACTTGCTGAAACTCAGTTAATTGAGGATGGATTTCCTGAATACTATGATGGCAAACAGGGGCGCTTAATTGGTAAAGAAGCGAGAATTATACCAAGCTTGGACGATCGCCAGATTGCTGAGTGCAAAAGAGAGCGTGGCAAACTTAAAACACGTTGAGTTACTGAGTTTTGAGGAGGAAATTGAGGGTTCTAGTTGTGACTTATCGTCAGGGCGAGAATTTCCCGACCTCGATGATACCAACATGGTAAGTTAAAGGTTGAGTGTCTAATTAGAATTAGTCAAATGCATTAACACCTACGCTACGCTCAAAAATCCAAGGATGTTTTAACCCAAACGCTAGTAAAGATTAGTAAAAATCTACTGGATAAAGGGACTTAAATTAAACACAAGGAGATTTGAATGAGAACTACAGACCCTGAAGTGAGGGATAGAGAACGCACTGGTAGCTCAGGAATCGGTATCGTAGTTGGGATCTTATTGGTAATTATCGGGCTAGCTGCTATTGCTCGACCTGTTTATGCAACCATTGCTTCGACAATAGCATTTGGCTGGATATTCATTTTCGCTGGAATTGCTCAGTTTATCTATGCTTTTGGATCGCGAGGAGCAGGTCAGTTTGTCTGGATGCTGCTGAGTATCTTCTATTTTGGGGCTGGGATTGTTGTTTTAACGAATATCCTTTCAGGAGCGATCGCCCTGACACTCATACTAGGAATCACCATCTTTGTTCAAGGTGTGTTGCAAGTGCTGCTTGCATTTGATCTGCGTCCTGTTCGCAATTGGGGCTGGGTATTATTTAGCGGCATTCTAGGAGTTATTTTAGGTATCCTCATTTGGTCTGAATGGCCATTCAACGCAGATTGGATGCTCGGACTTTTTATTGGAATTACCCTTTTATTTAATGGTATTTGGATGCTGATCTTATCTTCATTACCGCGGGCTACTTAGCCTTGAATAGTGTCTGATCGCAGGTAAGATTTTGCTAGGAGAAACGTTTAAAGTTGTGTTTAAGGAGCGTTTAAATGCTTGGCTTTTTAATTTCAGTCGTCGTCATCGCGATTAGTTTATTAATCATCTCAAAACTACCTCTAGGTGTTGAGGTTGATAATGCTTGGATTGCTTTGATTGCTGGGGCAATTATTGGTGCGTTCAATGGCATCTGGGCGTTGTTACCTGGCTGGTTTAGAACGGCAAATGCCCTTTTAAGTCTGGGGTTAATTCCCTTAATCGGCAGTATCATTGTGTTTGGTCTGGCAGCCTGGTTAGTTGAGGGATTTCGCTTGAGATGGGGCATTGGCAGTGCAATTTTAGGCGCGATCGCACTCAGCATTGTTAACTCTATTCTCTTTTTTATCCTGCGCCAAACGGGCTTGGTTGCAGTTTAACTTAAGTCATGCATGAGTATATTGCGTTGCAAAGGGCACTGCTGTGTGGTTGTGTCCTTATTAAAGAAGTCAGATAAAGTTTAGATTTGCGTGTTTGATGTTGTCTGAATTTAGAGAAGTGATATACCCTCTGGTTCTGGCGATCGCAAAGCGTAACATTCACAATAGGATAAAATTAACCCGCACTGCTGTTTTTTTATGAATAGTCAAGAGCTAGCACAGTACTTGGAAGCAACAAACAGTATTTCCAAGCCTTGGTTGTTGATCCAGTTACGCTTGCAGAAACTTCAAGAACGCCGCGCTACAACTTCGCCAGAAGAATACGCCCAGGAATTGACAGACATACACCAAGATTTGATGAATTTGGGAGAATGGTGGCAGGGAATTGAAAATGAGGTGTTTTAGCAAAACACAAAAACTAGTCGCCAGATGTTAAGAAGTAAACAAAAAGTATTGATTTAAGAGTGAGATAGTTTAAAAGATAATGAATTTGACTAAATCAGTGTTGGCTAGATATTAAATCTGAAAAATATGCAGACGACACTAGCTTTACAAAGCGGTGGTTCCAAAATTTAATCCTAAAATTGTCTCAGCCTCTAGTTTAAAAAATTTCTCCTGGCAATAATTTACTAATATGCCTAGAACAAAAAAAACTGAAACTGAAATTAATCTTAAAGATCCACAATACTACTTCAATCGCGAATTGAGCTGGCTAGAGTTTAATCATCGAGTACTACATGAAGCTTGCGATCCGCGTACTCCATTGCTAGAAAGACTCAAGTTTTTGGCAATTTTTAGTTCTAATTTAGATGAATTTTTTATGGTACGTATTGCTGCATTAAAAGAACAAGTTGCAGCAAAAGTATCTAAGTTGACTCCTGACGGTCGGACACCACAAGAACAGTTAGAAGCAATTAGTCAACGACTTCGTCCTTTAGTAACTCAACAACACCAACACTTTGAGCAAGTGATTCGCCCTACCTTGGCAAAAGAGGGCATTCATATTCTTGACTATATTGATTTAAATCAAGAACAACGGACTTATTTACAAAATTACTTTGAAGAACAAATTTTTCCAGTTCTCACCCCGCTAGCAATTGATCCTAGCCATCCATTTCCTTACATCTCCAATCTCAGTCTGAATTTGGCAGTCGTTGTTAAAAATCCAGAAACTGAAGCAGAGTTTTTTGCACGGGTGAAAGTGCCTAAAGCGTTACCCCGCTTCTTAGCACTACCAGCAGCTTTAGGAGTTCAAATTCAAGGACAACCTGTGCATTGGACTGGAGTGCTTTTGGAACAAGTACTGGCACACAATCTAGAGTCGCTGTTTCCTGGAATGAATATTCAGGAGTATTACCTGTTTCGCATTACCCGCGATTCTGATTTGGAACTTGAAGAAGATGAAGCAGACGATTTGCTACAGGCGATTGAGCAAGAACTCCGCAAGCGGCGTGTCGGTGGTTCGACAGTGAGGCTAGAAATAGAATCTCAAACTCCAGAACCAGTTAAAGCAAAGCTATTACAAGAGTTAGATTTAGCAGAAAGTGATGTTTATCAAATTCAAGGGTTGCTTGGTTTAGGCGATCTGATGTCATTTATGGCATTGCCTCTACCTGAACTGAAAGATCCACCTTGGAAGTCCGTAGTACCATCCCGCGTACAAGGAATCAGCATTCCTCAACTTAATCCAGAAATTCAGGAATCTGAGGAAAGAAAAGATTTTTTTTCGGTCATTAAGGAGGGAGATTTATTAGTACACCATCCTTATGAATCTTTTTCCTCTACAGTACTGCGGTTTATTACCCAAGCTGCCTACGATCCAGATGTACTAGCGATCAAAATGACTCTTTATCGCACTTCTGGTGACTCTCCCATTGTTAATGCACTGATTGCAGCTGCAGAAAATGGCAAGCAAATTGCTGTTTTAGTTGAACTCAAAGCCCGTTTCGATGAGGAAAATAATATTTATTGGGCGCGGCGCTTAGAACGTGTGGGAGTTCATGTCGTCTATGGTGTAACTGGCTTAAAAACTCACTCTAAGATCGTAATGGTAGTACGCCGCGAGGGCGATCGCATTCATCGTTATGTTCACGTTGGCACAGGTAACTATAATCCTAAAACAGCAAGACTGTATACAGATTTGGGATTGTTTAGTTGTCGGGAAGATTTAGGTGCAGACTTGACAGATTTGTTTAATTACTTAACGGGATACTCGCGCCAAAAGTCTTATCGTCAGTTGTTAGTTGCGCCAGTGAATATGCGCGATCGCTTTTTAGCTTTGATTCATCGTGAAATCGAACATTGCCACAATGGTTCAACAGGGCGCATTGTTGCTAAGATGAATTCTCTGGTCGATCCGCAAATTATTGCAACGTTGTATGAAGCTTCTCAAGCAGGCGTGCAAATCGATCTGATTATTCGTGGTATGTGTTGCTTATGTCCTGGGCTGAAAGATATCAGTGAAAATATCCGCGTGATTAGTATTATCGGGCGCTTTTTAGAACACTCCCGCATCTTCTACTTTCACAATGATGGTCAAGAAGAAATCTTTATTGGTAGTGCCGATTGGATGCCGCGTAACTTAGATCGCCGCGTTGAAGCCATCACTCCAATTCATGACCCGAAAATTGCTAAAGATCTCCAAGAAATTTTAGGCATTATGCTAGCTGATAACCGCCAAGCTTGGGAATTACAACCAAATGGCAGCTATATCCAAAGGCAACCTACCGAAGATAGCCCCGAAGCTAGTTCGCAAAATATCTTGATGCAAATGGCACGCGATGCAGTTGCTAGCTGAAAAATCACAAATGCCCTCCGACTTCAGTCGGAGGCTACCCAAGAAAAGTGTACGAAGGTACACTTAAGCAAAATCTTTAGCAGTAATTTCACTTTGATTTGCCAAGCACTCTTGATTTTTGTAGACGACTGGTCTAATATAAGGTCATGGGCAAGGACACCACAAAAATTGCACTCCTAAAAACTGGTGCGCGTTTCCTCAAAGAAAAGGGATACAACCACACAGGGATACAGGAAGTTTTGCAAGCAACAGGAGTACCTAAAGGTTCGTTTTACTACTACTTCAAAAGTAAGGAGGACTTTGGGCTGGAAATTATTGAAAATGATGTTTGCGAACACAATCGAGTATTAGACCACTATCTTAAGGATGAAACATTTTCACCTTTAACTCGCTTGCGACGATATTTTGAAGCAAAGTACGAAGAATTTTCCTCGTTGCAGTGTCGTGAAGGGTGTCTATTAGGTAATCTCGGTCAAGAATTAGCAGATCAAAATGAAAGGTTTCGTCTGCGCTTAGAAGAAATATTTGCCCAATGGCGCGATCGCTACATCGATTGTTTACAGCAAGCCCAAGCGGTCGGAGAAATTTCATCAGATTTAGACGTTGGTGTTCTTGCTGATTTCTGCCTGAACAGTTGGGAAGGGGCATTACAACAAATGAAAGTGACAAAAAGTCCTGTTCCTCTACAGACTTTTATGAGTGTGATGTTTGATGTTGTTCTTAAGCCCTAAGAGTTAGGTTTTACTCAAAATACTGTGTTAGTTAGTAGTAGACCAGTCTAATAACGGAAGAATTCTATGCATAAGAAGATTTTGATTGTCGTTACAAGTCATGAAGAACTTGGTAACACAGGGAAAAAGACAGGTTTTTATCTTTCAGAAGTAACACATCCGGATGATGTATTTACTCGGGCGGGCTATGAGGTTGATTTTGTGAGTCCCAAAGGTGGAAAAGCGCCAATGGACGGAGTAAAACTTGAAGATCCCCTCAACAAAGCATTTTTGGATGACCCTGAGAAGGTTAAGCAAGTTGAAAATACACTGCAACCATCACAAATAGAACCCGATCAGTACGATGCCATTTTCTATGCTGGCGGGCATGGCACAATGTGGGATTTTCCCAACAATCAAGAACTTGCCCAAATTGCTGCCAATATCTACGACCAAGGTGGTGTTGTCGGTGCAGTTTGTCATGGACCTGCAGGATTAGTCAATATCAAACTTGCCAACGGTGAGTATCTCATCAAAGGTAAAACTGTTTCTGGCTTCACAAACGAAGAAGAAGCCGCAGTAGAACTCACTGAAGCTGTGCCGTTTCTACTCGAATCAAAATTAAAAGAACAAGGCGCAGAGTTTAGCAAAGCAGCAAATTTTGAGGCACACGTTGTAACAAGCGATCGCCTCGTCACTGGACAAAACCCCGCTTCAGCCGCAGGTGTTGCTGAACAAATGCTGCAATTAATCGAAAGTGCGGCAACTGCACCCGCTACAGCCTGAAATTAACTATCAGGGTTTGGCATTGCCAAGCCCCCTTACACTAACCAAAAAATTCTATGCAAAACTTTATCTTCCACAACCCCGTCAAGATTCTTTTCGGTAAAGGTCAAATTGCTAAAATTCCCCAAGAAGTGCCGCAAGCAGCAAAAATTTTGATAACCTATGGCGGTGGTAGCATCAAGAAAAACGGTGTTTACGACCAAGTAAAAGCTGCACTTCAAGACTTTACAGTTCTAGAATTTGGTGGAATTGAACCTAATCCTCGTCTGGAAACATTGATGCAAGTTGTAAAACTTGCCCGTCAAGAAAACATTGACTTTCTCCTTGCAGTTGGTGGTGGTTCAGTTCTAGATGGAACAAAGTTTATCGCCGCAGCGATACCTTTTCAAGGAGATCCTTGGGATATTTTGGCAAAAAAAGCCCCAGTTAGCGCAGCAGTGTCACTCGGTGCTGTTCTCACATTACCTGCAACGGGTTCAGAGATGAATTCTACATCTGTTGTGACTAAAGAAGAAACCCGCGAAAAGCTTTACTTCAGTAGTTCTTTAGTCTTTCCTAAGTTTTCAGTTCTCGATCCAGAAGCGACATTTTCTTTACCACCCAAGCAAATCAGTAATGGTATTGTCGATGCGTTTACACACACTGTAGAACAATATCTCACTTACCCTGCTGATGCACCTCTACAAGACCGCATGGCAGAATCCATTTTGCAAACATTAATTGAGGAAGGACCGAAAACGATCGCTCATCCTACTGATTACACGGCACGGGCGAATGTGATGTGGTGTGCCACAATGGCACTTAATGGCTTAATTGGTGCAGGAGTTCCCCAAGATTGGGCAACGCACATGATTGGGCATGAATTAACTGCTTTACATGGATTAGATCACGGTCAAACTTTGGCTGTTGTTTTACCTAGTGTGTTGGAAATTAAGCGCGATACCAAGCGAGAAAAACTATTGCAATATGCAAAGCGAGTTTGGGGAATTACTCAAGGGGATGAAGAACAAATAATTACAGAAGCGATCGCCCGTACGCGCCACTTCTTTGAATCTGTCGGTGTCCCCACGCGGATGTCTGCATACGATGTCTCAGCCGAAACAATTCCTGAGATTAGCGATCGCCTAAAAAATCGCGGGATGGTAGCACTTGGTGAGAAACAAGATATTACTCCTCAAGTTGTTGAAGAAATCTTAACACTCAGTGTTTAGTGAACAACACAAAAAAGCGTCCTCACAAGAGGACGCTAACTGCTGATGAGATGTTGCTGATAGACATTAACCACTAATTGTGGGTGCACTCACAGCTACCGGAACAGGAGTCCCCGAAGCCAAATCAAGTGGGAAGTTATGAGCATTGCGTTCGTGCATGAC
The nucleotide sequence above comes from Gloeocapsopsis sp. IPPAS B-1203. Encoded proteins:
- a CDS encoding DUF3611 family protein, which translates into the protein MSNNLNFYLPAPTKQRFAATFRVVRRVSFWVQLGLGTVSSLALLLAIFSRNTTVQATTNPVMAFGVFLGITGILVLCFRLYLSFRYRRLDRTLQSPNRQLHPKKEEVLQLLNTGLIVSLIGLLLAFLASEVTITAVAAKALALPQGVAAYTSTNSIRPLDIFVVLANVNLIGAHFVGSVIALGLFSWLDE
- a CDS encoding HdeD family acid-resistance protein, coding for MRTTDPEVRDRERTGSSGIGIVVGILLVIIGLAAIARPVYATIASTIAFGWIFIFAGIAQFIYAFGSRGAGQFVWMLLSIFYFGAGIVVLTNILSGAIALTLILGITIFVQGVLQVLLAFDLRPVRNWGWVLFSGILGVILGILIWSEWPFNADWMLGLFIGITLLFNGIWMLILSSLPRAT
- a CDS encoding iron-containing alcohol dehydrogenase, encoding MQNFIFHNPVKILFGKGQIAKIPQEVPQAAKILITYGGGSIKKNGVYDQVKAALQDFTVLEFGGIEPNPRLETLMQVVKLARQENIDFLLAVGGGSVLDGTKFIAAAIPFQGDPWDILAKKAPVSAAVSLGAVLTLPATGSEMNSTSVVTKEETREKLYFSSSLVFPKFSVLDPEATFSLPPKQISNGIVDAFTHTVEQYLTYPADAPLQDRMAESILQTLIEEGPKTIAHPTDYTARANVMWCATMALNGLIGAGVPQDWATHMIGHELTALHGLDHGQTLAVVLPSVLEIKRDTKREKLLQYAKRVWGITQGDEEQIITEAIARTRHFFESVGVPTRMSAYDVSAETIPEISDRLKNRGMVALGEKQDITPQVVEEILTLSV
- a CDS encoding phage holin family protein — translated: MLGFLISVVVIAISLLIISKLPLGVEVDNAWIALIAGAIIGAFNGIWALLPGWFRTANALLSLGLIPLIGSIIVFGLAAWLVEGFRLRWGIGSAILGAIALSIVNSILFFILRQTGLVAV
- a CDS encoding type 1 glutamine amidotransferase domain-containing protein encodes the protein MHKKILIVVTSHEELGNTGKKTGFYLSEVTHPDDVFTRAGYEVDFVSPKGGKAPMDGVKLEDPLNKAFLDDPEKVKQVENTLQPSQIEPDQYDAIFYAGGHGTMWDFPNNQELAQIAANIYDQGGVVGAVCHGPAGLVNIKLANGEYLIKGKTVSGFTNEEEAAVELTEAVPFLLESKLKEQGAEFSKAANFEAHVVTSDRLVTGQNPASAAGVAEQMLQLIESAATAPATA
- a CDS encoding TetR/AcrR family transcriptional regulator produces the protein MGKDTTKIALLKTGARFLKEKGYNHTGIQEVLQATGVPKGSFYYYFKSKEDFGLEIIENDVCEHNRVLDHYLKDETFSPLTRLRRYFEAKYEEFSSLQCREGCLLGNLGQELADQNERFRLRLEEIFAQWRDRYIDCLQQAQAVGEISSDLDVGVLADFCLNSWEGALQQMKVTKSPVPLQTFMSVMFDVVLKP
- the ppk1 gene encoding polyphosphate kinase 1; protein product: MPRTKKTETEINLKDPQYYFNRELSWLEFNHRVLHEACDPRTPLLERLKFLAIFSSNLDEFFMVRIAALKEQVAAKVSKLTPDGRTPQEQLEAISQRLRPLVTQQHQHFEQVIRPTLAKEGIHILDYIDLNQEQRTYLQNYFEEQIFPVLTPLAIDPSHPFPYISNLSLNLAVVVKNPETEAEFFARVKVPKALPRFLALPAALGVQIQGQPVHWTGVLLEQVLAHNLESLFPGMNIQEYYLFRITRDSDLELEEDEADDLLQAIEQELRKRRVGGSTVRLEIESQTPEPVKAKLLQELDLAESDVYQIQGLLGLGDLMSFMALPLPELKDPPWKSVVPSRVQGISIPQLNPEIQESEERKDFFSVIKEGDLLVHHPYESFSSTVLRFITQAAYDPDVLAIKMTLYRTSGDSPIVNALIAAAENGKQIAVLVELKARFDEENNIYWARRLERVGVHVVYGVTGLKTHSKIVMVVRREGDRIHRYVHVGTGNYNPKTARLYTDLGLFSCREDLGADLTDLFNYLTGYSRQKSYRQLLVAPVNMRDRFLALIHREIEHCHNGSTGRIVAKMNSLVDPQIIATLYEASQAGVQIDLIIRGMCCLCPGLKDISENIRVISIIGRFLEHSRIFYFHNDGQEEIFIGSADWMPRNLDRRVEAITPIHDPKIAKDLQEILGIMLADNRQAWELQPNGSYIQRQPTEDSPEASSQNILMQMARDAVAS
- a CDS encoding glycoside hydrolase 100 family protein → MTGCDPKKLIRFTLVCAAAQKIGQQELAHRAIALAETQLIEDGFPEYYDGKQGRLIGKEARIIPSLDDRQIAECKRERGKLKTR